In Bacillus sp. NP247, one DNA window encodes the following:
- a CDS encoding metal ABC transporter substrate-binding protein, whose amino-acid sequence MPKRLTIFSFLLIFTLIFTGCSNKKEDTAKKDGKLTVYTTIFPLADFAKKIGGDYVNVEAIYPPGADSHTFEPSQKQTVQIAKADLFVYNGAELEPFAEKMEKSLKKENVKVVNASKDIELRASSEEEQHDHGDGHKEDEHHHDKDPHVWIDPTLAMKQAEKIKNALVELQPEHKNEFEKNFAALQTKFTDLDDQFKAVVANAKTKEILVSHAAYGYWEQRYGLKQIPIAGISASDEPSQKQLADITKTVKEHGLKYILFETFSTPKVASVIQKETGTKILRLNHLATISEDDAKNNKDYFTLMEENVNTLKEATN is encoded by the coding sequence ATGCCTAAAAGATTGACTATATTTTCATTCTTACTTATTTTCACTTTAATTTTTACTGGCTGCTCAAATAAAAAAGAAGATACTGCCAAGAAAGATGGAAAACTAACTGTTTATACAACCATTTTCCCACTTGCTGATTTCGCAAAAAAAATTGGTGGTGATTATGTAAATGTAGAAGCAATTTACCCACCTGGTGCGGATTCTCATACATTTGAACCAAGTCAAAAACAGACTGTACAAATCGCAAAAGCCGATTTATTCGTTTATAATGGTGCAGAATTAGAACCATTTGCCGAAAAAATGGAAAAATCATTAAAAAAAGAAAACGTAAAAGTTGTAAATGCATCTAAAGATATCGAACTTCGTGCTTCATCTGAAGAAGAGCAGCACGATCATGGAGACGGTCATAAAGAAGATGAACATCACCATGATAAAGACCCACACGTTTGGATAGATCCTACTCTGGCGATGAAACAAGCAGAAAAAATTAAAAATGCACTTGTAGAATTACAACCTGAACATAAAAATGAGTTCGAAAAAAACTTCGCAGCACTACAAACAAAATTCACTGATTTAGACGATCAATTTAAAGCTGTTGTTGCAAATGCAAAAACAAAAGAAATATTAGTTTCACATGCAGCTTATGGCTACTGGGAACAACGCTACGGTCTAAAACAAATTCCAATCGCTGGAATTTCAGCGTCTGATGAACCATCTCAAAAACAGCTTGCTGACATTACAAAAACAGTAAAAGAACACGGTTTAAAATATATTTTATTTGAGACATTCTCTACTCCAAAAGTAGCGTCAGTTATTCAAAAAGAAACAGGTACAAAAATTTTACGCTTAAATCACCTTGCTACTATTTCTGAGGATGATGCTAAGAACAATAAAGATTATTTCACATTAATGGAAGAAAACGTGAATACATTGAAAGAAGCTACTAACTAA
- a CDS encoding oxidoreductase: protein MNKRTALVLGASGLVGQEITRLLLDSDYYDSVTIFVREPLQLQHEKLQQKQVDFSVLEEYKEFFAVDDVFSCLGTTIKKAKSKANFKKVDYEYTLRAACLAEKQGVQNFLVISSMGAKPKSFFFYSQVKGRMEEELKKLVIGGIHIFRPSLLVGNRKEYRFGERMAEKLSRILPFIFKGAFKKYKPISAKDVAKGMYIIALREESGIHIYSSNDIIEIK from the coding sequence ATGAATAAGCGAACAGCGTTAGTACTTGGCGCAAGTGGGTTAGTTGGACAAGAAATAACGCGACTATTACTTGACTCAGATTACTACGATTCGGTTACTATTTTTGTAAGGGAACCATTACAATTACAGCATGAGAAATTGCAACAGAAACAGGTGGATTTTTCAGTATTAGAGGAATATAAAGAATTTTTTGCAGTAGATGATGTTTTTAGTTGTTTAGGAACAACGATAAAAAAAGCGAAGTCGAAGGCGAATTTTAAAAAAGTCGATTATGAATATACATTGCGAGCTGCCTGCTTAGCTGAAAAACAAGGCGTGCAAAATTTTCTTGTTATTTCATCAATGGGAGCAAAACCTAAATCATTTTTCTTTTACTCGCAAGTGAAGGGAAGAATGGAAGAGGAACTGAAAAAGCTAGTTATTGGTGGCATACATATTTTCAGGCCGTCATTATTAGTTGGAAATCGAAAAGAATATCGTTTTGGGGAAAGAATGGCTGAGAAATTATCTCGTATTCTTCCGTTTATATTTAAAGGGGCTTTTAAAAAGTATAAACCAATTTCAGCTAAAGATGTGGCGAAAGGAATGTATATAATAGCGCTGCGTGAAGAATCTGGTATTCATATTTATAGTTCAAACGATATTATAGAGATAAAATAA
- the namA gene encoding NADPH dehydrogenase NamA, producing the protein MHSKLFSPYTIKDITLTNRIVMSPMCMYSSENEDGQVTNFHLVHYGTRAAGQVGLVMIEATAVLPEGRISNKDLGIWDDSLIEGLHKTTTFIHDNGAKAAIQLAHAGRKAELETDAFAPSAIPFNDKMKIPVEMSKQQIKETVLAFQRAALRSKEAGFDVIELHGAHGYLINEFLSPLSNKRTDEYGGSPENRYRFLREIIESINEVWDGPLFVRISANDYHPDGLTVQDYVQYTEWMKEQGVDLIDCSSGAVVPAHIDVYPGYQVQYAKHIKENANIATGAVGLITTGLQAEQILNNSEADLIFIGRELLRNPYFPRIAANELGFELKEPYQYGRAPGKIKTNK; encoded by the coding sequence ATGCATTCCAAACTTTTTTCACCCTATACAATTAAGGATATTACACTAACAAACCGTATCGTTATGTCGCCTATGTGCATGTATTCATCAGAAAATGAGGATGGCCAAGTAACTAATTTTCATCTCGTCCACTATGGAACCAGGGCTGCCGGTCAAGTAGGTTTAGTTATGATTGAAGCAACAGCTGTATTACCTGAAGGACGAATTTCTAACAAAGACTTAGGCATTTGGGATGATAGCCTAATTGAAGGCTTACATAAAACGACAACTTTTATACATGATAACGGTGCAAAAGCTGCCATTCAACTCGCACATGCCGGAAGAAAGGCTGAATTAGAAACGGATGCTTTCGCTCCTTCAGCAATTCCATTTAACGATAAAATGAAAATACCAGTAGAAATGAGTAAACAGCAAATTAAAGAAACTGTTTTAGCTTTTCAAAGAGCTGCTTTACGCTCTAAAGAGGCTGGCTTTGACGTTATTGAATTACACGGTGCACACGGTTATCTTATTAATGAATTTCTTTCTCCACTTTCCAATAAGCGAACTGATGAATATGGAGGCTCGCCCGAAAATCGCTATCGTTTCTTACGTGAAATCATCGAATCTATAAATGAAGTTTGGGACGGACCGTTATTTGTTCGTATTTCAGCAAACGATTATCATCCTGACGGGTTAACGGTTCAAGATTACGTTCAGTATACAGAATGGATGAAAGAACAGGGGGTAGATTTAATCGATTGTAGTTCTGGTGCAGTTGTCCCAGCTCATATTGATGTATATCCAGGTTATCAAGTACAATATGCCAAACACATTAAAGAGAATGCTAACATTGCAACAGGTGCAGTTGGATTAATTACGACTGGATTACAAGCGGAGCAAATTTTAAATAATAGCGAAGCAGATTTAATTTTTATCGGACGCGAGTTACTTCGTAATCCATATTTCCCAAGAATAGCCGCCAATGAACTTGGCTTTGAATTAAAAGAACCATATCAATACGGGCGAGCACCCGGAAAAATTAAAACTAATAAATAA
- a CDS encoding methylated-DNA--[protein]-cysteine S-methyltransferase yields the protein MYQAYYESELGLLEITANEKGITSVIFVDERQEENTNEMIDQCINELDEYFKGKRKEFTVPLSAEGTSFQKNVWDALYTIPYGVSASYLDIAEKVGNTKAVRAIGGANSRNPISIIVPCHRVIGKSGKLVGYAGGLWRKEWLLKHEGIIK from the coding sequence ATGTACCAGGCTTATTATGAAAGTGAATTAGGTTTGCTGGAAATTACAGCGAACGAAAAAGGAATTACGTCTGTTATATTTGTTGATGAGCGACAAGAAGAAAATACAAATGAAATGATAGATCAATGTATAAATGAGTTGGATGAATATTTTAAAGGCAAAAGAAAAGAGTTTACTGTACCACTATCTGCGGAGGGAACGTCATTTCAAAAAAATGTATGGGATGCACTTTATACTATTCCTTATGGCGTTAGTGCTTCATATTTAGATATTGCGGAGAAGGTTGGAAATACGAAAGCTGTACGAGCAATAGGAGGAGCAAATAGCCGGAATCCAATTTCAATTATCGTTCCATGTCATCGTGTGATTGGAAAGAGTGGAAAGCTTGTTGGGTATGCGGGTGGTTTATGGAGGAAAGAGTGGTTATTGAAGCATGAAGGTATTATAAAATGA
- a CDS encoding DUF2628 domain-containing protein, with amino-acid sequence MKCINCGRPCINDQLNCANCQRNLHNEQGEESSLIDKELEVYVGRQYPYYKRKWELENKRIARWSWNGLAAIFNVGWLGYRKYYLPAALFILLLVACDAFSYYMGFNVALPIINMVPLTFLLLIFILFGMGIFANGIYYQFAERRIYRIKARGIKDESVENYLIRDSGRTSKMGATIVTILAVASIFFSHFFFPTDRDIIQKVRTSSLYEYPFFSIGESFESYFQNSGWIYYRGSEGMELVEFQGYSPGMPRQKVTIQFIVDYKLSEIEPYSLTINGESKNEEEFLKIMEEIFKVQNPFDIEDGLQVNAIQQSGGKAIFDRFFSFYKNKYLK; translated from the coding sequence TTGAAATGTATAAATTGTGGGCGACCTTGTATTAATGATCAGCTGAATTGTGCAAATTGTCAACGAAACTTGCATAATGAACAAGGTGAAGAAAGCTCGCTAATAGACAAAGAATTAGAAGTATATGTAGGGAGACAATATCCATATTACAAAAGAAAATGGGAGCTTGAGAATAAGCGAATTGCTAGGTGGAGCTGGAATGGTTTGGCTGCTATTTTTAATGTAGGTTGGCTTGGATATCGTAAGTATTACTTACCTGCTGCTTTATTTATACTGTTATTAGTAGCATGTGATGCATTTTCTTATTATATGGGATTCAACGTAGCATTGCCAATCATTAATATGGTACCTCTCACGTTTTTATTACTCATTTTCATTCTATTTGGGATGGGGATTTTTGCGAATGGAATATATTATCAATTTGCAGAAAGGCGTATATATCGAATAAAAGCACGGGGAATTAAAGATGAATCGGTTGAAAATTATCTCATCCGTGATAGTGGTAGAACGAGTAAAATGGGAGCAACAATCGTTACTATTTTAGCAGTTGCTAGTATTTTTTTCAGTCATTTCTTTTTTCCGACTGATCGAGATATTATACAAAAAGTACGCACAAGTTCGCTTTATGAATATCCTTTCTTTTCGATTGGTGAATCGTTTGAAAGCTATTTTCAAAATTCAGGGTGGATATATTATCGTGGTTCGGAAGGTATGGAATTAGTAGAATTTCAAGGATACAGCCCAGGGATGCCAAGACAAAAAGTTACAATTCAATTTATTGTTGATTATAAATTGAGTGAAATTGAGCCATACTCCCTTACGATTAATGGTGAATCTAAAAATGAAGAAGAGTTTTTGAAGATAATGGAGGAAATATTTAAAGTTCAAAATCCATTTGATATAGAGGATGGCTTACAAGTAAATGCTATTCAACAAAGCGGAGGGAAAGCAATTTTTGACCGCTTTTTTTCTTTTTATAAAAATAAATATTTAAAATAA